One stretch of Cryptosporangium aurantiacum DNA includes these proteins:
- a CDS encoding RidA family protein produces the protein MSTDLTPIPVNPAALPVPRGYSHGTLSGNTLYLGGQTALDKDMRIVPGTIVDQFRQAFSNVLTTLSEAGGVPSDLVSITLYLTDIPDYQAHGREIGQVWRELAGPAYPAMAGIGTTALWQPEALIEILGVAVIPTERLQRP, from the coding sequence ATGAGCACCGACCTCACCCCGATCCCGGTCAACCCCGCGGCGCTGCCCGTGCCGCGCGGCTACTCCCACGGCACGCTGTCGGGCAACACGCTCTACCTGGGTGGCCAGACCGCCCTGGACAAGGACATGCGGATCGTCCCCGGCACGATCGTCGACCAGTTCCGGCAGGCGTTCAGCAACGTGCTCACGACGCTGAGCGAGGCCGGTGGTGTGCCGTCGGACCTGGTGAGCATCACGCTCTACCTCACCGACATCCCCGACTACCAGGCCCACGGCCGCGAGATCGGACAGGTGTGGCGCGAACTGGCCGGGCCGGCCTACCCGGCGATGGCCGGGATCGGGACGACGGCGCTGTGGCAGCCCGAGGCCCTGATCGAGATCCTCGGCGTCGCCGTCATCCCCACCGAGCGCCTGCAACGGCCGTGA
- a CDS encoding cupin domain-containing protein produces the protein MVESASYALEGDNSAYANEQGLVVPVVTRAGAEPDSTEQSAGATRVSGVSVQHTPATKLWFGQVHNLAGYRSVPHHHGEAETGGFVLAGRARIYFGAEFEDYYDFREGDWVFVPPFMPHIECNLDRNSPLTWMTCRTPENIVVNLPDVPDAALRDWNTRP, from the coding sequence GTGGTTGAGTCCGCGAGTTACGCGCTCGAGGGTGACAACTCCGCGTATGCGAACGAACAGGGCCTGGTCGTCCCGGTCGTCACGCGAGCCGGCGCGGAGCCGGACAGCACCGAACAGTCAGCCGGAGCGACCCGCGTGTCGGGGGTGAGCGTCCAGCACACGCCGGCCACCAAGCTGTGGTTCGGTCAGGTGCACAACCTGGCCGGATACCGCTCGGTGCCGCACCACCACGGCGAGGCGGAGACCGGAGGGTTCGTGCTCGCCGGCCGGGCCAGGATCTACTTCGGCGCCGAGTTCGAGGACTACTACGACTTCCGCGAAGGCGACTGGGTGTTCGTCCCCCCGTTCATGCCGCACATCGAGTGCAATCTGGACCGGAACTCCCCGCTGACCTGGATGACGTGCCGTACGCCGGAGAACATCGTGGTCAACCTCCCCGATGTTCCCGACGCGGCGCTGCGCGACTGGAACACCCGGCCGTGA
- a CDS encoding PhzF family phenazine biosynthesis protein has translation MASAVPFFLVDVFADEPLTGNPLALVPDADDLPVERMQAIAREFNQSETTFLVRPTRDDATWRLRSFTPIGAEVFGAGHNAMGAWIWLADAGRLPAAESVFAQEIGDEVLPVRVTRRAGERSEVSMDQSAPVFGRTAEDRAALADALGLGLGDLADDAAQTVSTGADHLLVPVRGRDVVDRVDVDPGRLLRVLRDAGAEGCYVYSRDPIDAESVAYARFFNPTVGITEDPATGTAAGPLVAALVAAGSVAEGAAAVVEQGFALGRPSRLRVTVTGTQVRLSGSGLIVADGNLRL, from the coding sequence ATGGCGTCTGCGGTTCCGTTCTTCCTGGTGGACGTGTTCGCGGACGAGCCGTTGACCGGAAATCCACTCGCGCTCGTCCCGGACGCGGACGATCTCCCGGTCGAGCGGATGCAGGCGATCGCACGCGAGTTCAACCAGTCCGAGACCACGTTCCTGGTGCGTCCGACGCGCGACGACGCGACGTGGCGGCTGCGGTCGTTCACGCCGATCGGGGCCGAGGTGTTCGGGGCGGGCCACAACGCGATGGGGGCCTGGATCTGGCTGGCGGACGCCGGGCGGCTACCGGCCGCCGAGTCGGTGTTCGCCCAGGAGATCGGCGACGAGGTGCTCCCGGTCCGGGTGACCCGCCGGGCCGGGGAACGCAGCGAAGTGTCGATGGACCAGTCGGCGCCCGTGTTCGGCCGCACAGCCGAGGATCGGGCTGCGCTCGCCGACGCGCTCGGGCTCGGGCTCGGCGACCTGGCCGACGACGCCGCGCAGACCGTCTCGACCGGCGCGGACCACCTGCTGGTGCCGGTCCGCGGGCGGGACGTCGTCGACCGGGTGGACGTCGACCCCGGGCGGTTGCTGCGCGTGCTGCGGGACGCGGGCGCGGAGGGTTGTTACGTGTACAGCCGCGATCCGATCGACGCCGAGTCGGTCGCGTACGCGCGGTTCTTCAACCCGACGGTCGGCATCACCGAGGACCCGGCGACCGGCACCGCGGCCGGACCCCTCGTCGCGGCGTTGGTCGCGGCGGGAAGCGTGGCCGAAGGCGCGGCGGCCGTCGTGGAGCAGGGGTTCGCGCTCGGGCGTCCGAGCCGGTTGCGGGTCACGGTGACGGGAACGCAGGTGCGCCTGAGCGGTTCCGGCCTGATCGTCGCGGACGGCAATCTGCGCCTGTAG
- a CDS encoding tetratricopeptide repeat protein — translation MTTDDADELRRLRAAAPAAEDEISNDPAGWPWWAESLTRVLEVAGRVLDARSASDDDHRAASWLLNQACAYLVEVERPEQAVTVAETVVNAGNERFGPAHPDTLTSQEFLAAALSEADRFSESQQLTEQIVADRTAVLGPDHPATLRIRDTAALGILEDGRTGEAIALFDEVLADRRRLLGEEHRDTLVSMHNLAYAYQEDGRAEDAITLYTRVHEASVRVLGADHPETLFTLKALADAYVDADRPDEAAVHFEQAYQGCRRVLGDDHAETLVSLHGLADACFGVDRLSDAITHLEAVVARWRARGRPDDARLLNAAHDLGFLYAQSDRDAEAVAIFAECLPRFRAVLGEDTPRTIYASLGLAAAYVDDDRTEEAVALYERTLAACERAYGPDHQRTVQVCYELANLHADEGRDDTAIALFQQVLAAERTLHGADHEDTEQTRVDLLLAYQRAGRHDEAAQLLDETLAERTARLGADAPDTLLVARQLADALADAERYDEAVAAYEQVADGYRRTAGADAPVTLNTVRLFARTHRRAGRPHRAITMFEELVARQRTALGERHEETLDTLHELADTCLRAERPDDSVFWYAWAVRGYRETLGDDDAVTHDVSCGLADAYLAADRPDDAVEVYIRVLTGRRLLWGEDHSLTLVTAHNLAHAHQSAGRLTTAITLYEGVLDDRRRIQGEEHEGTLITAHNLASAYLATGQLERAIRLHEHVQATARRAFGADNPLALEAGLFLDEAHRARDEG, via the coding sequence GTGACCACTGACGATGCGGACGAGCTGCGCCGACTCCGAGCCGCGGCACCCGCCGCCGAAGACGAGATCAGCAACGACCCGGCCGGCTGGCCGTGGTGGGCCGAATCGTTAACCCGCGTCCTCGAGGTGGCCGGCCGTGTCCTCGACGCCCGATCGGCGAGCGACGACGACCACCGCGCGGCGTCCTGGCTGTTGAACCAGGCCTGCGCGTATCTGGTCGAGGTCGAGCGTCCGGAGCAGGCAGTGACGGTCGCCGAGACCGTGGTGAACGCCGGCAACGAACGCTTCGGCCCCGCCCACCCGGACACCCTCACCAGCCAGGAGTTCCTCGCAGCGGCGCTGTCGGAAGCCGACCGGTTCTCCGAGTCGCAGCAGCTGACCGAGCAGATCGTCGCCGACCGGACCGCGGTGCTGGGCCCCGACCACCCCGCGACGCTGCGCATCCGGGACACCGCGGCCCTCGGCATCCTCGAGGACGGCCGGACCGGGGAGGCGATCGCGCTGTTCGACGAGGTCCTGGCCGACCGGCGCCGGCTCCTCGGCGAGGAGCACCGGGACACGCTGGTCTCGATGCACAACCTGGCCTACGCCTACCAGGAGGACGGCCGCGCCGAGGACGCGATCACGCTCTACACCCGGGTCCACGAGGCCTCGGTGCGGGTCCTCGGAGCCGACCACCCGGAGACGCTGTTCACGCTGAAGGCTCTCGCCGACGCCTACGTGGACGCCGACCGCCCGGACGAGGCCGCGGTCCACTTCGAGCAGGCCTACCAGGGATGCCGCCGGGTGCTCGGCGACGACCACGCCGAGACCCTGGTCAGCCTGCACGGCCTGGCCGACGCCTGCTTCGGCGTCGACCGGCTCTCCGACGCCATCACCCATCTGGAGGCGGTGGTCGCGCGCTGGCGTGCGCGCGGTCGTCCGGACGATGCCCGGCTGCTCAACGCGGCGCACGACCTCGGATTCCTCTACGCGCAGTCCGACCGGGACGCCGAGGCCGTCGCGATCTTCGCGGAGTGCCTCCCCCGCTTCCGCGCGGTGCTCGGCGAGGACACGCCGCGAACCATCTACGCCTCGCTCGGCCTCGCGGCCGCCTACGTGGACGACGACCGGACCGAGGAGGCGGTCGCGCTCTACGAGCGCACGCTCGCCGCCTGCGAGCGGGCCTACGGCCCGGACCATCAGCGCACGGTGCAGGTGTGCTACGAGCTGGCCAACCTGCATGCGGACGAAGGGCGCGACGACACCGCGATCGCGCTGTTCCAGCAGGTGCTGGCCGCCGAGCGGACGCTGCACGGCGCCGATCACGAGGACACCGAGCAGACTCGCGTCGACCTGCTGCTGGCCTACCAGCGCGCCGGGCGCCACGACGAGGCCGCGCAGCTGCTCGACGAGACGCTGGCCGAGCGCACCGCGCGGCTGGGCGCCGACGCTCCCGACACGCTGCTCGTCGCCCGCCAATTGGCCGACGCGCTCGCGGACGCCGAGCGTTACGACGAGGCGGTCGCGGCGTACGAGCAGGTCGCCGACGGCTACCGCCGGACCGCGGGCGCCGACGCCCCGGTGACGCTGAACACGGTCCGCCTGTTTGCGCGCACCCACCGCCGCGCCGGGCGTCCGCACCGGGCGATCACGATGTTCGAGGAGCTCGTCGCGCGGCAGCGGACGGCCCTCGGCGAACGGCACGAGGAGACCCTGGACACGCTCCACGAGCTCGCCGACACGTGCCTGCGGGCGGAGCGCCCCGACGACAGCGTGTTCTGGTACGCGTGGGCCGTCCGGGGTTACCGGGAGACGCTCGGCGACGACGACGCGGTGACCCACGACGTATCGTGCGGCCTCGCGGACGCCTATCTCGCCGCCGACCGCCCGGACGACGCCGTGGAGGTCTACATCCGCGTCCTCACCGGACGGCGTCTGCTCTGGGGCGAGGACCACTCGTTGACGCTGGTCACCGCCCACAACCTGGCCCACGCCCACCAGAGCGCCGGACGCCTGACCACGGCGATCACGCTCTACGAGGGCGTGCTGGACGATCGGCGCCGGATCCAGGGCGAGGAGCACGAGGGCACGCTGATCACCGCCCACAACCTGGCGTCGGCGTACCTGGCGACCGGCCAGCTCGAGCGGGCGATCCGCCTGCACGAGCACGTGCAGGCGACCGCGCGCCGCGCGTTCGGTGCGGACAACCCGCTCGCGCTGGAGGCCGGCCTCTTCCTCGACGAAGCGCACCGAGCCCGCGACGAGGGCTGA
- a CDS encoding PaaX family transcriptional regulator, which produces MSTPHDGVNPAARRSRNLLVTFLGAVVRRLGNWMPIAGTIELTGELGLDEASVRTAVSRLKKRGWLDPEVLDGVRGYRLTAHALDELAAGDEVIWHARQPADLGDGWCVVNFSVPESARTKRHQLRTHLAALGFGNISAAVWIAPARMQDAATKAIAELDLLDHCALFAGSHVGGKDLRSLLHEAWDLSEIERSYAAFIDAHQHLTEGSLLSAMPGDDAFVTYLGVVDRWRKLPYRDPGLPLEVLPEDWNGPIATALFEKLVAALEADALVHAARHWTTR; this is translated from the coding sequence GTGAGCACCCCGCACGACGGCGTGAACCCGGCCGCCCGGCGCTCACGCAACCTCCTGGTCACGTTCCTCGGCGCGGTCGTGCGCCGCCTGGGCAACTGGATGCCGATCGCGGGAACGATCGAGCTGACCGGTGAGCTGGGGCTGGACGAGGCGAGCGTCCGCACGGCCGTGTCCCGGCTCAAGAAGCGGGGCTGGCTCGACCCCGAGGTCCTCGACGGCGTCCGCGGCTACCGCCTCACGGCCCACGCCCTCGACGAACTCGCGGCAGGCGACGAGGTCATCTGGCACGCGCGCCAGCCCGCCGACCTGGGCGACGGCTGGTGCGTCGTCAACTTCTCGGTCCCCGAATCCGCCCGGACCAAGCGTCACCAGCTACGCACCCACCTCGCCGCCCTCGGCTTCGGCAACATCAGCGCCGCCGTCTGGATCGCCCCGGCACGCATGCAAGACGCGGCGACGAAGGCGATCGCCGAGCTCGACCTCCTCGACCACTGCGCGCTGTTCGCCGGGAGCCACGTCGGTGGCAAGGACCTCCGCTCGCTGCTCCACGAGGCTTGGGATCTCTCCGAGATCGAACGCAGTTACGCGGCGTTCATCGACGCCCACCAGCACCTGACCGAAGGCTCGCTGCTGAGCGCGATGCCCGGCGACGACGCGTTCGTCACCTACCTCGGCGTCGTCGACCGGTGGCGGAAGCTGCCCTACCGGGACCCGGGCCTGCCTCTCGAAGTGCTGCCCGAGGATTGGAACGGCCCGATCGCCACCGCCCTGTTCGAGAAGCTGGTGGCCGCGCTGGAGGCGGACGCGCTGGTGCACGCCGCGCGTCACTGGACGACGCGCTGA
- a CDS encoding bifunctional salicylyl-CoA 5-hydroxylase/oxidoreductase, with protein MRIAIVGGGPGGLYFAALMKGLDPGHEITIWERNAPDDTFGFGVVFSDETLGSIAGADPVIHEEIERRFARWSDIDVSITDSSGATHPFTIGGQGFAAMGRKDLLKILQARVAALGVTVHYRTPAPDPDALRGSYDLVLAADGANSTVRTKYGDAFGPHLDVRRNKYIWLGTDLVFEAFQFFVKSTEWGTMQIHGYPYSDTASTFIAEMHEDVWRRAGLDATEAQTFEPGVSDEYAVRRIAEIFADELRGHQVLTNNSKWISFTTVRNERWYDGNVVLVGDAAHTAHFSIGSGTKLAMEDALALAACLHEHPSVPAALAAYQAERKPVVESTQRAAQASLEWFENIGMYAGQDPAQFVFNLLTRSRRITFANLRDRDAEFAHRMESEFARHEAAPGPAPAMFQPVRIGPLALANRIVVSPMDMYSAVDGEANDFHLVHLGSKALGGAGLVMTEMICVSPEGRITPGCTGLWNDRQTAAYRRITDFIHGRSGAKIGAQLGHSGRKGSTRLMWDGMDVPLAENNWPVLGPSPLPYGEGCHLPREATKADLDDVLDDFRAAAVRAVDAGFDLVEVHAAHGYLLSSFLSPIANHRTDAYGGSLDNRLRFPLEVFDAVRAAVPESIPVTVRISATDWLPDGNTDEDAVEIARAFITHGAAAIDVSSGQIAQNEKPAFGRSYQTPFADKIRHRVAAPAGVKVIAVGAISSFDDVNSLLLAGRADLCALGRTHLYDPQWTLHAAAEQDYDGAGATWPVQWQAGRRKPPATRTDKIPPRLSLLREGPAGVVHLRWRPAAAGWGPRPGRHPLTPAQLSE; from the coding sequence GTGAGGATCGCGATCGTGGGAGGCGGGCCCGGCGGGCTCTATTTCGCCGCGCTGATGAAGGGCCTCGATCCCGGTCACGAGATCACGATCTGGGAGCGCAACGCTCCGGACGACACGTTCGGCTTCGGCGTGGTCTTCTCCGACGAGACGCTCGGCAGCATCGCGGGCGCCGACCCGGTGATCCACGAGGAGATCGAGCGGCGGTTCGCTCGATGGAGCGACATCGACGTTTCGATCACCGACTCCTCCGGCGCCACGCACCCGTTCACGATCGGCGGGCAGGGCTTCGCGGCGATGGGGCGCAAGGACCTGCTGAAGATCCTGCAGGCACGCGTCGCCGCGCTCGGCGTCACCGTGCACTACCGCACCCCGGCGCCCGATCCCGACGCCCTGCGCGGCTCCTACGACCTGGTGCTGGCCGCGGACGGCGCCAACTCCACGGTGCGGACGAAGTACGGCGACGCGTTCGGGCCGCACCTCGACGTCCGGCGCAACAAGTACATCTGGCTCGGCACCGACCTGGTCTTCGAGGCGTTCCAGTTCTTCGTCAAGTCGACGGAGTGGGGAACGATGCAGATCCACGGCTACCCGTACTCCGACACCGCGTCGACGTTCATCGCCGAGATGCACGAGGACGTCTGGCGCCGGGCGGGCCTGGACGCCACCGAGGCGCAGACCTTCGAGCCGGGCGTCTCCGACGAGTACGCGGTGCGCCGGATCGCGGAGATCTTCGCCGACGAATTGCGCGGTCACCAGGTTCTGACCAACAACTCCAAGTGGATCAGCTTCACCACGGTCCGCAACGAGCGTTGGTACGACGGCAACGTCGTCCTGGTGGGCGACGCGGCCCACACCGCTCACTTCTCGATCGGCTCGGGCACCAAACTCGCCATGGAGGACGCGCTCGCGCTCGCCGCGTGCCTCCACGAGCACCCGAGCGTTCCGGCCGCGCTCGCGGCGTACCAAGCCGAGCGCAAGCCGGTGGTCGAGTCGACGCAGCGGGCCGCGCAGGCGTCGCTGGAGTGGTTCGAGAACATCGGCATGTACGCCGGTCAGGACCCGGCCCAGTTCGTGTTCAACCTGCTCACCCGCTCGCGCCGCATCACGTTCGCCAACCTCCGGGACCGTGACGCCGAGTTCGCCCACCGGATGGAGTCCGAGTTCGCCCGGCACGAGGCCGCGCCCGGGCCGGCGCCCGCGATGTTCCAACCCGTGCGGATCGGGCCGTTGGCGCTGGCGAACCGGATCGTCGTCTCACCGATGGACATGTACAGCGCCGTCGACGGCGAGGCGAACGACTTCCACCTCGTCCATCTCGGCTCCAAGGCCCTCGGCGGCGCCGGCCTGGTGATGACCGAGATGATCTGCGTCTCCCCCGAGGGCCGCATCACGCCCGGGTGCACCGGTCTGTGGAACGACCGCCAGACGGCGGCCTACCGGCGCATCACCGACTTCATCCACGGTCGGTCCGGCGCCAAGATCGGTGCCCAGCTCGGCCACTCCGGCCGCAAGGGGTCGACCCGGCTGATGTGGGACGGGATGGACGTCCCCCTGGCCGAGAACAACTGGCCCGTCCTCGGGCCCTCCCCACTGCCCTACGGCGAGGGCTGCCACCTGCCGCGCGAGGCGACAAAAGCCGATTTGGACGACGTCCTCGACGACTTCCGGGCCGCCGCCGTCCGCGCGGTCGACGCGGGCTTCGACCTGGTCGAGGTCCACGCCGCCCACGGGTATCTGCTGTCCTCGTTTCTCTCGCCGATCGCGAACCACCGCACGGACGCCTACGGCGGTTCGCTCGACAACCGCCTCCGGTTCCCGCTGGAGGTGTTCGACGCGGTTCGCGCCGCGGTGCCGGAGAGCATCCCGGTGACCGTCCGGATCTCGGCCACCGACTGGCTGCCCGACGGCAACACCGACGAGGACGCGGTCGAGATCGCCCGCGCGTTCATCACCCACGGCGCCGCCGCCATCGACGTCTCCTCCGGCCAGATCGCCCAGAACGAGAAGCCCGCGTTCGGCCGCTCGTACCAGACGCCGTTCGCGGACAAGATCCGGCACCGGGTCGCCGCCCCGGCCGGCGTCAAGGTGATCGCCGTCGGCGCGATCTCCTCGTTCGACGACGTCAACTCGCTGCTCCTGGCCGGTCGCGCCGACCTCTGCGCGCTGGGCCGCACCCACCTCTACGACCCGCAGTGGACGCTGCACGCCGCAGCCGAGCAGGACTACGACGGGGCCGGGGCCACCTGGCCGGTGCAGTGGCAGGCGGGTCGCCGCAAGCCGCCGGCCACCCGGACCGACAAGATCCCCCCGCGCCTCTCGCTGCTCCGCGAGGGACCGGCTGGCGTCGTGCATCTGCGCTGGAGGCCCGCGGCGGCGGGCTGGGGGCCCCGGCCGGGCCGACATCCGCTCACTCCGGCACAATTGTCCGAGTGA
- a CDS encoding acyl-CoA thioesterase: MSAPEPSYTSAVFTDAVTLSAVPPETFDLAFTARTQDCPWPKAYGGDLVAQAAAAALRSVTDGKTLHSMHSYFMRPAEIGAEVRYEVELLRDGRGYSTRQVRGYQAGKVLYVCLASFAAGEPGDSFAPPLPTELDDVPEPETLPSSAAYLRDRSGGTMTARSKAYWSGGRSFDMRHVPGPVYLTVEGERVPHQAIWVRPFDALKPVPGLTDTQRDLAALAYVCDYTILEPVLRVHGLSWADDGLVTASLDHAMWFHRVPGPGVVDGWLLYAQQALSADAGRGASIGRFFTPDHTHVATAVQEGLIRPHLGG; this comes from the coding sequence GTGAGCGCGCCCGAGCCGAGCTACACGTCGGCCGTCTTCACCGACGCGGTGACGCTGAGCGCGGTGCCCCCGGAGACGTTCGACCTGGCCTTCACCGCCCGTACCCAGGACTGTCCCTGGCCGAAGGCCTACGGCGGTGACCTGGTCGCCCAGGCCGCCGCCGCGGCGCTCCGATCGGTGACCGACGGCAAGACGCTGCACTCGATGCACTCGTACTTCATGCGCCCCGCGGAGATCGGCGCCGAGGTCCGCTACGAGGTCGAGCTCCTCCGGGACGGCCGCGGTTACAGCACCCGCCAGGTTCGCGGTTACCAGGCGGGCAAGGTGCTGTACGTCTGCCTGGCGAGCTTCGCGGCCGGTGAGCCCGGCGACAGCTTCGCGCCGCCGCTGCCGACCGAACTGGACGACGTTCCCGAGCCGGAGACGTTACCCAGCTCGGCCGCGTACCTGCGCGACCGCTCCGGCGGCACGATGACCGCGCGGTCCAAGGCGTACTGGTCCGGCGGTCGTTCGTTCGACATGCGGCACGTCCCCGGCCCGGTGTACCTCACGGTCGAGGGCGAGCGGGTTCCCCACCAGGCCATCTGGGTCCGGCCGTTCGACGCGTTGAAACCGGTCCCCGGGCTCACCGACACGCAGCGCGACCTCGCCGCTCTCGCGTACGTCTGCGACTACACGATCCTCGAGCCGGTGCTTCGCGTCCACGGGCTGAGCTGGGCCGACGACGGCCTGGTCACGGCCAGCCTCGACCACGCGATGTGGTTCCACCGCGTTCCCGGCCCCGGCGTCGTCGACGGGTGGCTGCTCTACGCGCAACAAGCGCTCTCCGCGGACGCCGGTCGCGGCGCGAGCATCGGCCGCTTCTTCACCCCCGACCACACCCACGTGGCCACCGCCGTCCAGGAAGGCCTGATCCGCCCCCACCTCGGAGGCTAA
- a CDS encoding AMP-binding protein, whose translation MPLSPSGHIDTFARDHLPPAEQWPVLEFTTETLQYAEHLNAAEELIDVPARTWPDRPALRTPDGTTWTYAELRTRADQVAQVLTEDLGLVPGNRVLLRSPNNPWTVAAWLGVLKAGGIAVTTFAALRVRELTRIAEKTRPSIALVDHRWVADVETLRDTAFPDLTIVPYGGAGTDDLVARAGTKSGAFTNVVTAADDVALFCPTSGSTGVPKICTHFHRDVLSIDNTFGRTVLALRPDDVVACTAPFAFTFGLGMLVVFTLRAGASSLLLEAATPVQLADHVAAHGVTVLATAPTAYRQILTGGKLDRLRGLRLAVSAGEHIPQQLWERIRDEIGLKIVDGIGATELLHIFLTAAGDDIRPGATGKPVPGFRAAVLGEDGTELGPGLKGRLAVIGPIGCRYLADDRQRDYVLDGWNITGDTFVRDGDGYFYYQSRTDNLIISSGYNIAGPEVDAVIDDHPDVLESACVAAPDAERGSIVCAFVVLRDGVAGNAAKAKEIQDHVKQTIAPYKYPREVRFVAALPRNTSGKLQHFVLRQLAGADRPAETVAVTGKDTS comes from the coding sequence ATGCCCCTCTCCCCCAGCGGGCACATCGACACGTTCGCCCGCGACCACCTCCCGCCGGCCGAACAGTGGCCGGTGCTGGAGTTCACCACCGAGACCCTGCAGTACGCCGAACACCTCAACGCCGCCGAGGAGCTCATCGACGTCCCGGCGCGGACGTGGCCGGACCGGCCGGCGCTGCGGACCCCCGACGGAACCACGTGGACCTACGCCGAACTCCGCACCAGGGCCGACCAGGTCGCCCAGGTACTGACCGAGGACCTCGGTCTCGTGCCGGGGAACCGGGTGCTGCTGCGGTCCCCGAACAACCCCTGGACCGTCGCGGCCTGGCTGGGCGTCCTCAAAGCCGGTGGTATCGCGGTCACGACGTTCGCGGCCCTCCGGGTCCGCGAACTGACCCGGATCGCCGAGAAGACGCGCCCGAGCATCGCGTTGGTCGACCACCGGTGGGTCGCCGACGTCGAAACGCTGCGCGACACGGCCTTTCCCGACCTCACGATCGTGCCGTACGGCGGCGCGGGCACCGACGACCTGGTGGCGAGGGCCGGCACCAAGTCCGGGGCGTTCACCAACGTCGTGACCGCGGCGGACGATGTCGCGCTGTTCTGCCCCACCTCGGGCAGCACCGGAGTGCCGAAGATCTGCACGCACTTCCACCGGGACGTGTTGTCGATCGACAACACGTTCGGCCGTACCGTGCTGGCGCTGCGGCCCGACGACGTCGTGGCGTGCACCGCCCCGTTCGCGTTCACGTTCGGGCTCGGCATGCTCGTCGTGTTCACGCTGCGCGCCGGAGCGAGCTCGCTGTTGCTGGAAGCGGCGACCCCGGTGCAGCTGGCCGACCATGTGGCGGCTCACGGCGTCACCGTGCTCGCGACGGCACCGACCGCCTACCGGCAGATTCTGACCGGCGGCAAGCTCGACCGGCTGCGCGGGCTGCGCCTCGCGGTCAGCGCGGGAGAGCACATCCCGCAGCAGCTCTGGGAACGGATCCGGGACGAGATCGGGCTGAAGATCGTCGACGGCATCGGGGCCACCGAGCTGCTGCACATCTTCCTCACCGCCGCCGGCGACGACATCCGTCCCGGGGCGACCGGCAAGCCGGTGCCCGGGTTCCGCGCGGCCGTGCTGGGTGAGGACGGTACGGAACTGGGCCCGGGGCTGAAAGGGCGGCTGGCGGTCATCGGCCCGATCGGCTGTCGCTACCTCGCCGACGACCGCCAGCGCGACTACGTCCTCGACGGCTGGAACATCACCGGCGACACCTTCGTCCGCGACGGCGACGGGTACTTCTACTACCAGTCCCGCACCGACAACCTCATCATCTCGTCCGGCTACAACATCGCCGGTCCCGAGGTCGATGCCGTCATCGACGACCATCCCGACGTTCTCGAGTCGGCGTGTGTGGCCGCGCCGGACGCCGAGCGCGGGTCGATCGTCTGCGCGTTCGTCGTGCTCAGGGACGGCGTCGCGGGGAACGCGGCCAAGGCGAAGGAGATCCAGGACCACGTCAAGCAGACGATCGCGCCGTACAAGTACCCCCGCGAGGTCCGCTTCGTCGCCGCGTTACCGCGCAACACCAGCGGCAAGCTTCAGCACTTCGTCCTTCGTCAGCTGGCCGGTGCCGACCGACCGGCCGAAACCGTCGCGGTGACCGGAAAGGACACCTCGTGA
- a CDS encoding NUDIX hydrolase, whose translation MSDWEPPIANIAVDLVVLTVRQDALHLLVIERGIEPYRGALALPGGFVQEDEDLPDAARRELMEETRIPGAPLHLEQLRTYAEPGRDPRGRVISVAYLALAPNLPTPTGDTDAARAFWMPVSRLTGATGRPLAFDHANIVRDGIERARSKLEYTTLATTFCPERFTITELRRVYEVVWGARLDARNFQRKVLSTEGFVVPTGEIRRGEAGRPARLYTRGLATNLFPPIAR comes from the coding sequence GTGAGCGACTGGGAGCCACCGATCGCCAACATCGCTGTGGACCTGGTGGTCCTGACGGTGCGGCAGGACGCGCTGCACCTCTTGGTCATCGAACGCGGCATCGAGCCGTACCGGGGAGCGCTCGCGCTGCCCGGCGGCTTCGTGCAGGAGGACGAGGATCTCCCCGACGCTGCCCGGCGCGAGCTGATGGAGGAGACCCGGATCCCCGGTGCGCCGCTGCACCTCGAGCAGCTCCGCACCTACGCCGAACCGGGGCGGGATCCCCGCGGCCGGGTCATCTCGGTCGCGTACCTGGCGCTCGCCCCGAATCTCCCGACGCCGACCGGCGACACCGATGCCGCTCGTGCCTTCTGGATGCCGGTCAGCCGGCTGACCGGCGCCACCGGCCGGCCGCTCGCCTTCGACCACGCGAACATCGTGCGCGACGGCATCGAGCGCGCCCGCTCCAAGCTCGAGTACACGACGCTCGCGACGACGTTCTGCCCCGAGCGCTTCACGATCACCGAGCTACGGCGGGTGTACGAGGTCGTCTGGGGCGCCCGGCTGGACGCCCGCAACTTCCAGCGCAAGGTGCTGAGCACCGAGGGCTTCGTCGTGCCCACCGGGGAGATCCGGCGCGGGGAAGCCGGACGTCCCGCCCGCCTCTACACGCGCGGGCTCGCCACGAACTTGTTCCCACCGATCGCGCGGTGA